The Pyrenophora tritici-repentis strain M4 chromosome 3, whole genome shotgun sequence genome has a window encoding:
- a CDS encoding Myosin-tail-1 domain containing protein translates to MNPLGARDSPHPEIVELLTEETSRDTRPSTTEHRNPALGVPRFMRETAATMNRSRMDESHENSAPNSLRRPPRAHGKNNLFDRDVRIPGRYPSLGHTDSVQQPLDISDDSDDELPTTITTRKKGVAFIDHRADLSSPLGIRYPLMSEQRRYSRQSQAEVDTDYFSEAWLSPGPAASLEPLVEHAYERAQFERQPSTSYVIPREDNVTTFDLWENDAQGNPQRKDSLHTTPIGHTNNDQSKALNRLYDQIRDMWRDLGNERKHSDQLGEQLLARDKVIENLHSKDQETQDILEGYKGDVADTQAVLKNCQDQLQSSVATVARLTEELRDARGSAHEDYQQAQNQAENLAARKSAYKDKYRQEHDAHRATLENMKKLQAKLKQATAKVSRSARRGHTGPSPPDSSDSEGDDANSPLPALSRQGQRGTQSTKNRYSDDEEYDHRRHPRPKKPEPEAFSGNGTTSADYLKWKMDVTDWFADYPYEFASETKKLSYIRQKTKDKAFGCLQHGYLEPGAEFAHSNEAWSILDSVYKSLNTSIEAQSWYESLNSTMKPTESMGEYIARFNVGTSALRWPDTLKIQFMRNRLPVWWRDMTAMKVLESSLTYLDFCQTLRLLEQSNPQRATTTGNRRGNQSLEGGGGGGAGGNKSTPSNGPRNGGSSSGSGPRGRSDIQVKVLRHLNRCFNCLKKNHTFKATGGYCSKEPVASFDSYPEVQDALEKAIANNGVPVGEPARPKVKGAAASGPPRHEKPPPVQPPAHPLIPPAPSVEDSEEEEELHPNRFVDDSLTLALSPTVEVSSDDESDPDPTLQAIANRVKALKQQSQTGSRITVSAIAAAAIRGDKYQPLVGQQLVFKGIISSHRSSPQHVEIMGDTGCASLFIDSSHARAHKYDLISLSQPATLELADGSLVAGVTHMARVTVTFGTHTEDVLAYVTKLSGVQMILGTPWFQTHEPRVNWKDMSLSFDSEHCLINCIHDHRPCHTQSSRHHKQPLPQVPDPCRKVARHPKAPPPIDVAFISSRVAAAAVCHDQDICITSYDEIGRIAELSDKEWEDTQHLRAAGAKPGGGIRICVDYRGLNAHTVKNRNAPPLIRDMLAKLSKSRYFSKVDVIAAFNKIRIKEEHKHLSAFITPYGLYQYTVMPFGMCNSPGTFQAYINDVLHEYLDEFCMAYLDDVIIFSETLDQHEKHLVQVVSRLADAGLPMDILKSDFITTEVKFLGLIITADGIKMDPDKVSAIQDWKLPQSLKDVQAFLGFANFYRRFIRGFSDIAKPLTHLTKGDPKLFKMTKEAERSFLALKVAFCSDVVLAHFDPDLKTIVETDASDYVYAAVLSQVQPDGSVRPVAYLSKKMSPTECNYEIYDKELLAIVRAFEEWRPELAGVPEAVEVLTDHRGLEYFRSKRNLNRRQARWAEFLEEFDFRIQYRPGKQGTKPDSLTRRTGDLPDSVTDDRVQHQCQTILGSNRWGGSYAAVRLAGVCLGDNPCDLGSVLTLMQESGEGASLSTSTMLVGLARFSLKGTHDPYDDIEGADDRPLDDVLLELCLSDPRLRDVKTALASNDRRIPHYLIAEGIRMELADLEASNDGKLFIGNGRLVVPFSEKLRTRIIAHIHNSLPGGHGGRTTTYQQVSQWYYWQGMTNTIARFTNNCLTCKRSKVNRTAKHSLLHPLPVPTQYWDDISIDFITPLPKSTWCGHSYQHIMVVVDRLSKMKKFIAMENLEVPTVVDKFMEYIWKEEGYPRTLVSDRGRQFTSHFWNRLCAQVGTHPKLSTSHHPETDGQTENANADLKQYLRAYVNYLQTDWAQLLPLAEFEANSAISTATGLSPFLATKGRQPRSGLEPAHLLRPLNNHPTIAQQQRNADALAQRIDTTRTFLRQQILWAQDKMKEFADANRYPAPRFDVGDWVMLNARHIKTERPVKSLDHKNIGPYQITRVIDNMAYELDLPPQLKAIFPAFHPWLLQPYEDDALPGQPRPGDAAPPKSTLATMESQNTWSPKS, encoded by the exons ATGAACCCTCTGGGGGCTCGTGACTCCCCTCATCCCGAGATCGTGGAACTCCTCACTGAGGAGACATCGCGCGATACTCGCCCCAGCACTACAGAACACCGAAATCCTGCCCTCGGCGTCCCTCGTTTCATGCGAGAGACGGCCGCAACCATGAACCGCTCCCGTATGGACGAGAGCCACGAGAACTCAGCCCCGAACAGCCTTCGC CGGCCTCCCCGAGCACACGGCAAGAACAACCTCTTCGACAGGGACGTACGCATTCCAGGACGCTACCCCTCCCTCGGCCACACCGATAGTGTACAGCAGCCACTGGACATTTCCGACGACTCTGACGACGAGCTTCCGACCACAATCACTACGCGCAAGAAGGGCGTGGCCTTCATAGACCATCGCGCCGACTTGAGCAGCCCATTGGGCATACGCTACCCATTAATGAGCGAGCAACGCCGCTACTCGCGCCAGTCTCAGGCCGAAGTCGACACTGATTATTTTTCTGAAGCGTGGCTCTCACCTGGACCCGCCGCGTCCTTAGAACCCCTAGTTGAACACGCCTACGAGCGTGCGCAATTCGAGCGACAGCCCTCTACGTCCTACGTCATTCCTCGCGAGGATAACGTGACCACCTTCGACCTCTGGGAGAACGATGCGCAAGGCAACCCCCAACGCAAAGATTCTCTCCACACTACGCCTATCGGACATACGAATAATGACCAGTCTAAGGCGTTGAACAGACTATATGATCAAATCCGCGATATGTGGAGAGACCTCGGCAACGAGCGCAAACACAGCGATCAGTTAGGCGAACAGCTTCTCGCAAGAGACAAGGTCATCGAAAACCTCCACAGCAAGGATCAAGAAACCCAAGATATCCTTGAGGGTTACAAGGGCGACGTCGCTGACACACAGGCTGTCCTTAAGAACTGCCAGGACCAACTTCAGTCTTCCGTCGCTACAGTTGCACGCCTAACCGAGGAGCTCCGCGACGCGCGCGGAAGCGCTCACGAAGACTACCAGCAGGCCCAGAACCAGGCAGAGAACCTCGCCGCCCGCAAATCGGCCTACAAGGACAAATACCGACAGGAGCACGACGCCCACCGAGCCACATTAGAGAATATGAAGAAACTCCAGGCTAAGCTAAAACAGGCTACAGCCAAGGTTTCTAGGTCAGCCAGGCGCGGCCACACAGGCCCTTCCCCCCCAGACTCATCGGACTCTGAAGGCGACGATGCCAACAGTCCTCTACCAGCCCTCTCTCGCCAAGGTCAGCGCGGCACTCAGTCTACGAAAAATCGATACTCCGATGACGAAGAGTACGATCACCGTCGCCACCCCCGCCCAAAGAAACCTGAACCTGAGGCATTCTCCGGTAATGGCACCACTTCCGCCGACTATCTTAAGTGGAAGATGGACGTCACCGATTGGTTTGCTGATTATCCCTACGAGTTCGCCTCAGAAACCAAGAAGCTTAGCTACATCCGCCAGAAGACCAAGGACAAGGCTTTCGGATGCCTCCAGCATGGGTACCTCGAACCTGGAGCTGAGTTCGCGCACAGTAACGAGGCTTGGTCTATCCTTGACTCTGTCTATAAGTCGCTGAACACTAGCATCGAAGCTCAGTCCTGGTATGAGAGCTTGAATTCCACTATGAAGCCCACAGAGTCTATGGGTGAGTACATCGCCCGCTTTAACGTCGGCACCTCGGCCCTTCGTTGGCCCGACACCCTCAAGATCCAGTTCATGCGCAACCGGCTGCCTGTATGGTGGCGCGACATGACCGCCATGAAAGTCTTAGAGTCTAGCCTCACCTACCTTGACTTCTGTCAAACCCTTCGTCTCCTCGAACAGTCCAACCCACAACGAGCCACTACAACTGGCAACCGTAGAGGAAATCAGAGTTTAGAAGGTGGCGGGGGCGGCGGAGCAGGCGGCAATAAGTCCACTCCCTCTAACGGACCCCGGAACGGTGGATCCAGCTCGGGATCTGGCCCCCGTGGCCGCTCTGACATCCAGGTCAAGGTCCTCCGTCACTTAAATCGTTGTTTCAACTGTCTTAAGAAGAATCACACCTTTAAGGCTACAGGAGGTTACTGCTCTAAGGAGCCGGTCGCCTCTTTTGACTCGTACCCCGAAGTTCAGGACGCTCTTGAGAAGGCTATTGCTAACAATGGCGTACCCGTCGGAGAGCCAGCCCGCCCTAAGGTCAAGGGCGCCGCAGCTAGC GGACCTCCCCGGCATGAGAAGCCACCCCCAGTACAACCACCAGCACATCCCCTAATTCCCCCTGCCCCTTCTGTCGAAGacagcgaagaagaagaggagttaCATCCTAACCGCTTTGTCGACGATTCTTTGACCCTAGCCCTTTCCCCTACCGTAGAAGTCAGCTCTGACGATGAGTCCGACCCGGATCCAACACTCCAGGCAATTGCGAACCGTGTCAAGGCTCTAAAACAACAGAGCCAGACTGGATCCCGGATCACCGTCTCGGCCATTGCTGCCGCCGCTATACGCGGTGATAAGTATCAGCCTCTAGTAGGCCAGCAATTAGTCTTTAAAGGAATCATTTCTTCTCATCGCTCCTCTCCTCAACACGTCGAAATCATGGGTGACACTGGTTGTGCTTCTCTCTTCATTGATTCTTCTCATGCCCGCGCACATAAATACGACCTTATCTCTCTCTCCCAGCCTGCTACTCTAGAACTCGCTGATGGCTCTCTAGTGGCAGGCGTTACCCATATGGCCCGGGTAACTGTCACATTTGGCACCCACACCGAAGATGTCCTAGCCTATGTCACCAAACTCTCTGGTGTCCAAATGATCCTAGGAACGCCCTGGTTCCAAACCCATGAACCCCGAGTTAACTGGAAAGACATGTCTCTAAGTTTTGACTCGGAGCACTGTCTAATTAACTGTatccacgaccaccgaccCTGTCACACTCAGAGCAGCCGGCACCACAAGCAACCTCTCCCCCAGGTCCCTGACCCTTGCCGGAAGGTTGCTCGTCACCCCAAAGCACCCCCACCAATTGATGTAGCTTTCATCTCTAGCCGCGTAGCCGCGGCAGCCGTCTGTCACGACCAGGACATTTGTATCACCTCTTACGATGAAATCGGCCGCATCGCCGAGCTATCCGACAAGGAATGGGAGGACACTCAGCACCTACGTGCTGCAGGAGCCAAA CCAGGTGGAGGCATCCGCATATGCGTCGACTATCGCGGTCTGAACgcccacactgtcaagaACCGAAATGCCCCACCACTAATCCGGGACATGCTTGCTAAGCTCTCAAAATCGCGATACTTCTCCAAGGTAGATGTGATCGCCGCATTCAATAAGATACGCATCAAAGAAGAACATAAACACCTCTCCGCCTTCATCACGCCCTACGGACTGTACCAATACACTGTTATGCCCTTCGGCATGTGCAATAGCCCAGGAACCTTCCAAGCATACATTAACGACGTCCTACACGAATATCTCGATGAGTTCTGCATGGCTTACTTAGACGATGTAATTATCTTTAGTGAGACTCTTGATCAACACGAGAAGCACCTAGTACAGGTAGTCTCTCGGCTCGCAGACGCCGGATTGCCTATGGACATTCTTAAATCCGACTTCATAACGACAGAGGTTAAATTCCTCGGGCTTATCATCACCGCCGACGGTATTAAAATGGACCCAGACAAAGTCAGCGCCATTCAGGACTGGAAGCTTCCGCAATCTCTAAAAGATGTACAAGCCTTTTTAGGTTTTGCTAACTTCTACCGCCGATTTATACGCGGTTTCTCGGATATCGCAAAACCTTTAACGCATCTCACTAAGGGCGACCCTAAGCTATTCAAGATGACTAAAGAAGCTGAGCGCTCCTTCCTCGCACTGAAAGTCGCCTTCTGTAGCGACGTGGTGCTCGCCCACTTTGACCCCGACCTAAAGACTATCGTAGAAACTGACGCGTCTGACTATGTGTACGCAGCAGTGCTCTCCCAGGTCCAGCCAGACGGATCAGTCCGGCCGGTCGCCTATCTCTCAAAGAAGATGTCGCCCACAGAGTGTAATTACGAGAtatacgacaaggagctcctcGCTATAGTCCGCGCCTTCGAGGAATGGAGGCCAGAACTCGCAGGAGTTCCTGAGGCGGTAGAAGTGCTAACAGACCATCGCGGGCTCGAATACTTCCGCTCTAAACGCAATCTCAATCGTCGACAAGCCCGCTGGGCTGAGTTCCTAGAGGAATTCGACTTTCGCATACAATACCGCCCTGGTAAACAGGGTACTAAACCCGACAGCCTTACCCGCCGGACAGGAGACTTGCCAGACTCAGTCACGGACGACCGGGTCCAGCACCAATGCCAGACTATCCTAGGTTCCAACCGATGGGGCGGCAGCTATGCCGCTGTACGCCTCGCCGGAGTATGCCTGGGCGACAATCCTTGCGACCTAGGCTCCGTCCTTACACTGATGCAAGAGAGCGGCGAAGGCGCTTCACTGTCCACCTCTACAATGTTGGTAGGGTTAGCCCGCTTCTCCCTAAAGGGCACCCATGACCCATATGACGACATCGAAGGAGCCGACGATCGCCCCCTCGACGATGTCCTCTTAGAACTCTGCCTTAGCGACCCACGCCTACGCGATGTAAAGACAGCCCTCGCTTCTAATGACCGCCGTATCCCACATTACCTCATAGCGGAAGGCATTCGGATGGAACTAGCCGACCTAGAAGCCAGCAACGACGGCAAGCTATTTATTGGCAACGGGCGTCTTGTCGTCCCCTTCAGTGAGAAACTCCGTACGAGGATTATCGCACACATCCACAATAGCCTACCGGGCGGCCACGGAGGTCGCACGACGACGTACCAACAAGTAAGCCAGTGGTACTACTGGCAGGGCATGACGAACACAATTGCGCGCTTTACCAACAACTGTCTAACCTGTAAACGCTCTAAGGTTAACCGCACCGCCAAACATAGTTTGCTTCACCCGCTGCCTGTCCCTACTCAGTACTGGGATGACATATCCATCGACTTCATCACCCCACTGCCTAAGTCAACCTGGTGTGGTCACTCTTACCAACACATCATGGTCGTGGTTGACCGTCTATCAAAAATGAAGAAGTTCATTGCAATGGAAAACCTAGAGGTGCCTACAGTCGTTGACAAGTTTATGGAATACATCTGGAAAGAGGAAGGATACCCAAGGACTCTTGTATCAGATCGGGGCCGCCAATTCACGTCACATTTCTGGAATCGCCTGTGTGCCCAGGTGGGAACGCACCCTAAACTCTCTACCTCCCATCACCCAGAAACCGACGGTCAGACCGAGAATGCAAACGCCGATCTCAAACAATACCTAAGGGCGTACGTTAACTACCTACAGACGGATTGGGCCCAGCTATTGCCTTTAGCAGAATTTGAAGCCAATTCGGCCATTAGCACAGCTACCGGGTTATCTCCGTTCCTCGCCACAAAGGGACGCCAACCGCGATCTGGACTGGAGCCCGCTCACCTTCTGCGCCCCCTTAACAACCACCCTACTATCGCCCAACAGCAACGGAACGCTGATGCCCTCGCCCAGCGCATTGACACAACGCGCACCTTCCTGCGACAACAAATCCTATGGGCTCAAGACAAGATGAAAGAGTTCGCAGACGCGAACCGATACCCAGCACCACGGTTCGACGTGGGTGACTGGGTGATGCTGAACGCCCGCCACATTAAAACCGAAAGACCAGTTAAGTCACTAGACCACAAGAATATAGGGCCATACCAGATCACTCGGGTCATTGACAACATGGCCTACGAACTAGACCTCCCTCCTCAGCTTAAAGCTATCTTCCCAGCCTTCCACCCATGGCTCCTACAACCGTACGAGGACGACGCCTTACCCGGACAACCTCGTCCAGGCGATGCCGCTCCCCCGAAGTCCACCTTGGCAACGATGGAGTCACAGAATACGTGGTCTCCCAAGTCCTAG
- a CDS encoding HHT1, Histones H3 and H4, translating to MARTKPRPKVTGKAGRGGPDGKTVTGGKPAQKALASKARRQVAGKSTRKAPVAVKKKRKFKAGTVALREIKRYQRGFELLLRKLPFSRVVREFAQVHKADIRFQRSAIEALQEATEAFLVGYFEDCNINAIHAKRVTIQEKDSQLARRYFARELLAFL from the exons ATGGCAAGGACAAAACCACGGCCTAAGGTCACCGGTAAAGCCGGCCGGGGTGGTCCTGATGGCAAGACAGTTACTGGCGGCAAGCCGGCTCAGAAGGCCCTTGCTAGTAAGGCTAGACGTCAAGTAGCAGGAAAGTCTACGCGAAAGGCACCTGTAGCTgttaagaagaagcgcaagtttaAGGCCGGCA CTGTCGCATTACGGGAAATCAAGAGATACCAGAGAGGTTTTGAACTACTCTTGCGAAAACTCCCCTTTTCCCGCGTAGTGCGCGAATTTGCACAGGTGCACAAGGCCGATATCCGCTTTCAACGATCTGCAATCGAAGCTCTTCAGGAAGCTACAGAAGCTTTCTTAGTTGGTTATTTTGAGG ACTGCAACATCAATGCTATTCACGCAAAGAGGGTTACTATTCAAGAGAAGGATTCTCAATTGGCTAGGCGCTACTTTGCGCGCGAGTTACTAGCTTTTCTCTAG
- a CDS encoding Dimer-Tnp-hAT domain containing protein: MEPSTPTSPSPSNIIRLDLTSLTPSPIPTSSPTPILSPTPIQYHESPDEFVQGGITYVKRAIIARKDFRQGTSHIWKYGLQYIRDSDKKEVYYCHECRVGKSKQELFVINGTSRIRNHLEQKHQIDPQSGIKRKGSVRKSIIDQQKDGAASSIFFWKESVEKFKELLIRWIVYCHIAFFQLENQYFRELLLFLNPALLNHLPKAAKTIRSWVMNAFISKKQQLREDLHHSRSRISISFDLWTSPNPYAILGVVAMWIDTTGMRRVTALGMRRIYGEHTGENLGSVVLELLEEYDISGDQIGYFMLDNASANDTAVEFILKDLCPWMKSKQRRHRRLRCLGHVINLCCQAFLMGRNCEKYLAKLEKHHQRGDYTKVEELWKKFGCLGRLHNLVRYIRLTPQRREEFATIIIGGDLSQFDGLELIQNNSTRWNSWFYSITRALNVRERLELFSARHVPGKGSVGIANFKLDGQHWFELEKIELALKDFYAATLLSEGKKTSLADWFSTLDCLLREISETKDHYHDIHTEDDNNFTWKYLQGCADAAWLKCVEYYNNQQLNWQNRFPEDTDLPPAYYAAQILDPYRKWDGSGKTVKHLWETEYKGRYPVEMLPPPARKERDPDPAFDRQREHKRIRIDAPVSTTDLYEQYISTDRLHNEEAGCNEAIAYWLSRYDSQRDLARFALDMFAISPMSDECERLFSSAKLTIVDRRGRLKADIIEACECLRAWYGKPQAEGNSDIEDSENEDD; the protein is encoded by the exons atggagccttcaacaccaacctcaccgtccccatcgaatattataagactagatttaacgtctcttactccatctcctatccccacgtcatcacccacccctatactatcacccactcctattcaatatcacgaatctccagatgagttcgtgcagggcggtatcacgtacgtgaaacgtgcaataattgcaaggaaggatttccgtcaaggtacatcacacatctggaagtacggactccaatacattcgagatagcgataagaaagaggtgtattactgccatgagtgcagggttgggaagagcaagcaagagttgtttgtcatcaatggcacttctaggatccggaatcacctggaacagaagcaccagattgatccccagagtggcatcaagcgaaagggttctgtacggaagtctataatcgaccagcaaaaggatggggctgcttccagcatctttttctggaaggagtcagtagagaagtttaaagagcttctaattcgttggattgtgtactgccatatcgccttctttcaattagagaaccagtactttcgtgaactactcctctttttaaatccggcactactcaaccacctcccgaaggctgcgaagactatccgaagctgggtaatgaatgcattcatatcgaagaagcaacagcttagggaggacctacaccattcacggagtaggatctctatctcctttgatctctggacttcaccaaacccttacgctatcctaggcgtcgtcgctatgtggattgatactaccggcatgcgacgtgttaccgctttaggtatgcgacgtatatacggcgaacacactggagagaatcttggatcggtggtccttgaattgctggaagaatacgacattagcggagatcagattggatactttatgctggataatgcctcggcaaatgataccgctgttgagtttatactcaaggatctctgcccatggatgaagtcaaaacaacgtcgtcatcgccggctgcgttgcttgggccatgtcatcaacctctgttgccaggcgttccttatggggcgaaactgtgagaagtatcttgcgaagctggagaagcatcatcaacgtggcgactatacgaaggtggaagagctctggaagaagttcggatgtttgggtcgtcttcacaacctggtgcgatacatcaggcttactccacaacggcgtgaggagtttgctacaattattatcggcggagatctttcgcaattcgacgggcttgagcttatccagaacaactcgacccgctggaactcatggttttattcgattacacgtgcattaaatgttcgagaacgtttagagctcttctcggctcgtcatgtacctggaaagggctccgtagggatcgcgaactttaagcttgatggacagcactggtttgagcttgaaaagattgaactcgctctcaaagacttctatgctgcaactttgctttctgaaggtaagaagacgtcacttgcggactggttttcaactttggactgccttctccgggagataagcgagacgaaggatcactaccacgacatccacactgaggacgataacaactttacatggaagtaccttcaaggctgcgctgatgctgcttggttaaagtgcgttgagtactataacaatcagcagctgaattggcaaaatcgattccctgaagatactgaccttccaccggcatattatgcggctcaaatccttgatccatatcgcaagtgggatggttcaggcaaga cggtgaagcatctctgggagacagagtataagggaaggtaccctgtcgagatgctgccaccaccagccaggaaggagagagatcctgacccagcatttgatcgccagcgggaacataagcgcattcgaatagacgctccagtttctacaactgatttgtatgaacaatacatctctactgaccggcttcataacgaagaggcaggttgcaatgaggctattgcgtactggctatctcgctacgactcccaacgagatctcgctcgcttcgctctagacatgtttgcgatctcgcctatgtcggatgaatgcgaacgtctttttagtagcgcgaagcttactatcgtcgatcgccgtggtaggctgaaggcagatattatagaagcgtgcgagtgtctccgggcctggtatggaaagccccaagctgaggggaacagcgatatcgaggatagtgagaacgaagacgactag